The following proteins are co-located in the Paenibacillus sp. JNUCC32 genome:
- the fabZ gene encoding 3-hydroxyacyl-ACP dehydratase FabZ: MLNIKQIQEIIPHRPPFLLVDKIVEIEDGKRAVGIKNVTINEPFFVGHFPEYAVMPGVLIVEALAQVGAVAILNVESNRGKLGFLAGIDGFRFRGQVVPGDTLRLEVEIIRLKGMIGKGKATATVDGRVVAEGEIMFALADKE, from the coding sequence ATGTTGAACATCAAACAGATCCAAGAGATTATTCCGCATCGTCCCCCGTTTTTGCTCGTCGATAAGATCGTGGAGATCGAGGATGGCAAACGGGCGGTAGGCATCAAGAACGTGACGATCAACGAACCGTTTTTTGTCGGGCATTTCCCTGAATATGCCGTTATGCCGGGAGTCCTGATTGTAGAAGCTTTGGCGCAAGTCGGCGCTGTGGCGATTCTCAACGTAGAGAGCAATCGGGGCAAGCTCGGCTTTTTGGCGGGCATTGACGGTTTCCGTTTCCGTGGACAAGTGGTACCGGGAGACACGCTGCGCTTGGAAGTCGAGATCATTCGCCTGAAGGGCATGATCGGCAAAGGGAAAGCGACCGCAACGGTGGATGGACGCGTAGTGGCCGAGGGAGAAATTATGTTTGCTCTCGCGGATAAGGAGTAA
- a CDS encoding DNA-directed RNA polymerase subunit beta, giving the protein MSESNAKKRSKTSGWKIAVRIMIPVLLVLALFGGMVFGYVVLGDQELSEVFEWGTWKHVFDLIFAP; this is encoded by the coding sequence ATGAGTGAATCAAACGCCAAAAAACGCTCCAAGACATCCGGATGGAAAATCGCCGTCCGTATCATGATTCCTGTATTGCTCGTACTGGCATTATTCGGGGGCATGGTCTTCGGATATGTTGTCCTGGGGGATCAGGAGCTTAGTGAAGTGTTTGAATGGGGCACATGGAAGCATGTTTTTGATTTGATTTTCGCACCGTGA
- a CDS encoding DUF5693 family protein — MVQKWKRWNTAARKWLWILVVLGVAAALPVGYDRLQTESTSKNVELVFDYRDLLDVAVYQSKPQDFISEQLDRLKDAGVISMALYESTLDELAKSRRISVYDGQQVADLTGTTVSPNENFTYVAFLNEESAALIKPIIQDTFTRLGIPVRSWQFDRAVDGLVLETPRSNAVIKPLSPDPITISMLREKGFNIVPRLSDSLPYDQAYMEKLMAYFADNGVKRILFEGDSARGFNDQADMKSLDSFGQLLNEHGIGLVAIENIKRPQKGFTKLAYLTDYNVTRIYSLSERDANLEPEVIGDRFALASKDRNIRMFYLNAEPSRDMTKATVTHPLDNLIDSLTGSGQAIKQIEDNGFTMGPAEPFKVTDSSLQRYFKLGAVVGAIALISLMISYYIPFLTIAAFLIGLVGSAGLYVLKPTLLEQALALFAAISAPTVAVILAIRKVNETQKSIPDMSPGRRVTHSIVLLVKTSILSLAAVPIVVALLNNVTYMLVLDQFRGVSLLAAAPIGLIAIYVVLYRGGSTYSAILKLLKAPISLTWVIAAGIVAIVGWYYLTRTGNAGSVSSIEMTFRTFLENTFGVRPRNKEFLLAHPMMVLGVFLSFKYRHAVYLLIIGVMGQLSMVGTFTHIHTPLYISAIRVVLGLGLGLIIGLIAILVWQVAERIWKRWSPLLRQ; from the coding sequence GTGGTTCAGAAATGGAAACGCTGGAACACGGCAGCCCGCAAGTGGCTGTGGATTCTGGTTGTTCTTGGCGTTGCAGCGGCCCTGCCTGTAGGTTATGACCGACTGCAAACAGAATCAACATCAAAGAACGTTGAGTTGGTGTTTGATTATCGGGATTTGTTGGATGTCGCGGTGTATCAATCCAAGCCGCAGGATTTTATATCCGAGCAGCTGGATCGCCTGAAAGACGCTGGCGTGATCAGTATGGCGCTTTATGAAAGCACGCTGGACGAGCTGGCGAAATCGCGGCGGATATCGGTATATGACGGGCAGCAGGTCGCCGATCTGACAGGTACGACGGTCTCCCCGAACGAGAATTTTACGTATGTTGCATTCCTGAACGAGGAAAGCGCAGCTTTAATTAAACCCATCATTCAAGACACGTTCACGAGACTGGGGATTCCGGTAAGATCATGGCAGTTCGATCGCGCAGTGGACGGATTGGTGCTGGAAACTCCGCGTTCCAATGCGGTCATTAAACCGTTGTCTCCAGACCCGATTACGATCAGCATGCTGCGGGAGAAGGGCTTTAACATTGTGCCGCGTCTGTCGGACAGTCTTCCGTATGACCAGGCTTACATGGAGAAGCTGATGGCTTACTTCGCGGATAACGGCGTGAAACGCATTCTGTTTGAAGGGGATTCCGCCAGAGGTTTCAATGATCAAGCCGACATGAAAAGCCTGGATTCCTTTGGCCAACTGTTGAACGAACATGGGATCGGCCTCGTGGCGATTGAGAATATCAAGCGTCCGCAAAAAGGCTTTACGAAACTTGCCTATTTAACGGATTACAACGTAACCCGTATTTATTCCTTAAGCGAGCGGGATGCTAATCTGGAGCCCGAGGTTATCGGGGACCGCTTTGCCTTGGCATCCAAAGACCGTAACATTCGGATGTTCTATTTGAATGCAGAGCCGAGCCGGGATATGACCAAGGCTACCGTTACGCATCCGCTCGACAATCTGATTGACAGTTTGACCGGATCGGGCCAAGCCATCAAGCAGATCGAAGACAATGGATTTACCATGGGGCCTGCAGAGCCGTTTAAAGTAACCGACTCGTCCTTGCAGCGTTACTTCAAGCTTGGGGCGGTCGTCGGAGCCATCGCGTTGATATCGCTCATGATTTCCTATTACATTCCGTTCTTGACGATTGCAGCCTTCCTGATCGGGCTTGTGGGCAGCGCCGGATTATATGTTCTAAAGCCGACATTGCTTGAACAGGCCTTGGCTTTATTTGCCGCGATCAGCGCTCCAACGGTTGCCGTCATATTGGCCATTCGCAAAGTCAATGAAACGCAGAAGAGCATTCCGGACATGAGTCCTGGCAGAAGAGTGACCCATTCGATCGTATTGCTGGTCAAAACCTCGATTTTGTCGCTTGCGGCTGTACCGATCGTTGTTGCGTTATTGAACAATGTGACCTATATGCTCGTGCTGGATCAGTTCCGTGGCGTGAGCTTGCTTGCCGCAGCTCCGATTGGGCTTATTGCGATCTACGTGGTTCTATATCGCGGGGGATCGACTTACAGCGCAATTCTGAAGCTGCTTAAAGCACCGATCTCGTTGACATGGGTCATCGCAGCGGGTATTGTGGCCATCGTTGGCTGGTACTATCTCACCCGTACAGGTAATGCAGGGTCCGTATCTTCGATCGAAATGACATTCCGTACATTCCTGGAAAATACGTTTGGCGTACGTCCGCGTAACAAGGAATTCTTGCTCGCTCATCCGATGATGGTACTCGGCGTGTTCCTGTCATTTAAGTATCGTCATGCCGTATACCTTCTCATTATCGGCGTGATGGGGCAGCTGTCGATGGTCGGAACATTCACGCATATTCACACGCCTCTCTATATTTCGGCGATTCGCGTCGTATTGGGCCTTGGACTCGGCCTGATCATCGGATTGATCGCGATATTGGTATGGCAAGTGGCAGAAAGGATCTGGAAACGATGGTCTCCACTTCTAAGACAATAG
- a CDS encoding glycosyltransferase family 4 protein, with protein MLMIYIIGFIVSLALALLLTPLVKKFAVKIGAVDVPNARKVHTRIMPRLGGLGIYLAFILGLIAVLPFLPDSLSPRDANFMKAFLIGGSMIVLIGALDDRFELSAKVKFLAQIAAACVVVFGFNITVDFVNIPFQDRYSMLESWVSIPLTIFWIVGVTNAINLIDGLDGLAAGVSGIAIGTILVMAVLMGNTTVALLCLLLLGSIIGFLFFNFHPAKIFMGDTGSLFLGFSLAMLSLLGFKQIAIVSFITPLIIIGVPLSDTFFAIIRRKIQKKPIFAPDKGHLHHCLRELGFSHRQTVLIIYVIAAFFGVLAVIQSSAAMYEANWVTFVVICVMMCFMQIGAEVIGLVGKTKRPILGLINRMRMKANPESRTK; from the coding sequence ATGTTAATGATATACATCATCGGGTTTATCGTATCGCTGGCGCTCGCTCTGCTCTTAACGCCGCTTGTAAAAAAGTTTGCGGTTAAGATTGGTGCCGTTGACGTTCCTAATGCCCGCAAGGTTCATACCCGGATCATGCCCCGACTCGGGGGACTCGGCATTTATCTGGCTTTTATTCTTGGACTGATTGCGGTTCTTCCTTTTTTGCCGGATAGCCTGTCGCCTCGTGATGCCAACTTCATGAAGGCATTTCTGATCGGCGGTTCCATGATCGTATTGATCGGGGCCTTGGATGATCGATTTGAACTTTCGGCCAAAGTGAAGTTTTTGGCTCAGATTGCAGCTGCTTGCGTAGTTGTATTCGGATTTAATATTACCGTGGACTTTGTAAATATACCGTTCCAGGACCGTTACTCCATGCTGGAGAGCTGGGTATCGATTCCGCTCACGATCTTCTGGATCGTCGGCGTAACGAACGCGATTAATTTGATTGACGGGCTTGACGGACTTGCAGCAGGCGTATCCGGCATTGCGATCGGCACGATCCTGGTCATGGCCGTCTTGATGGGCAACACAACCGTAGCCCTGCTCTGCCTGCTGCTCCTCGGCAGCATTATCGGTTTCCTGTTTTTCAACTTCCATCCGGCGAAGATTTTCATGGGAGATACGGGGTCATTATTCCTTGGATTCAGTTTGGCCATGCTGTCCCTGCTTGGATTTAAGCAGATTGCGATTGTATCCTTTATTACGCCGCTGATCATTATCGGCGTTCCGTTGTCGGATACGTTCTTCGCGATCATTCGCCGCAAAATCCAGAAGAAACCGATCTTTGCTCCGGACAAGGGCCATTTGCATCACTGCCTGCGCGAGCTTGGATTCAGCCATCGACAGACCGTGTTGATCATTTACGTCATTGCCGCGTTTTTCGGCGTATTGGCCGTCATTCAATCGTCGGCTGCCATGTATGAAGCGAACTGGGTGACGTTTGTGGTCATCTGCGTCATGATGTGTTTCATGCAGATCGGTGCCGAAGTCATCGGACTGGTCGGCAAGACCAAACGGCCGATTCTCGGGCTGATTAACCGGATGCGGATGAAGGCAAATCCCGAAAGCCGCACCAAATAG
- a CDS encoding flagellar hook-basal body protein, protein MNNSMISAMVSMNALQQRLDVIADNMANVNTAGYKKKEASFEDVLTQVQGHHKDFDRTGRATPLGYTLGYGMRLSSVVPNMEQGAMKETGNPLDLMIDGQAMFAVQGDGAIGYTREGGFHVSPDARNPNNLLLVNSQGYPVLDVNDNPISLPAKGKVAINERGQIIVETPTGGRTAPYATLKLVELERPEGLVAVGDNLFVLGNGLAEGDVFDTTPPAPGEPPKSKVLSGFVEQSNVNLTDELTKMMEVQRAYQLTARALSSSDTMMNLANTMRG, encoded by the coding sequence ATGAACAACTCGATGATAAGCGCCATGGTGTCGATGAATGCCCTCCAGCAGCGATTGGATGTCATTGCGGACAATATGGCAAACGTCAACACGGCTGGTTATAAGAAAAAGGAGGCATCCTTTGAGGATGTGCTGACACAGGTTCAGGGCCATCACAAGGATTTCGACCGAACGGGCCGTGCGACGCCGCTTGGCTATACACTCGGGTACGGCATGAGATTATCTTCCGTTGTGCCAAACATGGAGCAGGGCGCCATGAAGGAAACCGGCAACCCGCTCGATCTGATGATTGACGGGCAAGCCATGTTTGCGGTTCAGGGAGACGGCGCGATCGGATATACCCGCGAAGGCGGGTTCCATGTATCCCCGGACGCCCGTAATCCGAACAACCTGCTGCTGGTCAATTCACAAGGCTATCCTGTGCTTGACGTGAACGATAATCCGATTTCTCTTCCGGCCAAAGGGAAAGTTGCCATCAATGAGAGAGGTCAGATTATCGTGGAGACCCCAACGGGTGGCCGTACGGCTCCTTATGCCACCTTGAAGCTGGTTGAGCTTGAGCGTCCGGAGGGACTGGTCGCTGTAGGGGATAACCTGTTCGTCTTAGGGAATGGTTTAGCGGAAGGCGACGTATTCGATACGACGCCGCCTGCTCCGGGTGAGCCTCCTAAATCCAAGGTGCTGTCCGGATTTGTGGAGCAATCCAACGTGAACCTGACCGATGAATTGACCAAGATGATGGAAGTTCAGCGGGCCTACCAGCTGACGGCACGCGCGCTTAGTTCCAGCGATACCATGATGAACCTTGCCAACACAATGCGAGGGTAG
- a CDS encoding phospho-sugar mutase: protein MSEMSQRTIDTVQRWLNDPYVDEETKQELRSLEHDAKELEERFYRDLEFGTGGLRGVIGAGSNRMNKYTVGRATQGFAQYILEAHGDAEGKPSVVIAHDSRHFSPEFALEAALVLAGNGIVAKLYPSLRSTPQLSFSVRHLGATGGIVITASHNPPEYNGYKVYNREGGQLVPDEAENVIARIQEVDSFSAVKRLSQADAEAQGLLVWLGEAEDQAFVDTVTDISVNRELIASKLGEDFKIVFTPLHGTGQAPVERVLRNIGFKHIHVVPEQAQPDGNFSTVKSPNPEEREAFTLAMKLGEEVGADILIGTDPDADRMGAVVKNAQGEYVVLTGNQSGAIMIHYLLGQLKEAGKLPHNGAVIKTIVTSEMGAAIAEHYGAAVLNTLTGFKYIGEKMTQFEESGSHTYLFGYEESYGYLAGNYARDKDAVLASMLICEAAAYYKGQGKTLYDVLQELYEQFGYFLETLESRTLKGKDGVAQIQAKMSDWRDNPPQKVGGQTVKQVLDYAEGLDGLPKENVLKYLLEDGSWFCLRPSGTEPKIKVYFAVRGESLADAKAKIQSLSDQVMARVDA, encoded by the coding sequence ATGTCAGAGATGAGTCAGAGAACAATCGATACGGTACAGCGTTGGTTGAATGATCCTTATGTAGATGAGGAGACGAAACAGGAGCTGCGTTCACTCGAGCACGATGCCAAAGAGCTGGAGGAGCGGTTTTATCGTGATCTGGAATTTGGAACGGGCGGTCTGCGCGGCGTCATCGGTGCAGGCAGCAACCGGATGAATAAATATACGGTAGGTCGCGCAACGCAAGGCTTTGCACAGTATATTCTGGAGGCTCACGGCGATGCGGAAGGCAAGCCTTCCGTTGTCATCGCCCATGATTCCCGGCATTTCTCGCCGGAGTTTGCGTTGGAGGCTGCTTTGGTTCTGGCTGGCAACGGGATTGTAGCCAAGCTGTACCCCTCCTTGCGTTCTACGCCGCAACTGTCATTCAGCGTGCGCCACCTGGGCGCTACTGGCGGAATTGTCATCACGGCAAGCCATAATCCGCCGGAATATAACGGCTATAAGGTGTACAACCGTGAAGGCGGCCAGTTAGTGCCGGACGAAGCGGAGAATGTGATTGCCCGGATTCAGGAGGTGGATTCTTTCTCCGCCGTGAAAAGGCTGTCGCAGGCGGATGCCGAGGCTCAGGGTCTGCTGGTTTGGCTGGGCGAAGCGGAAGATCAGGCTTTTGTGGATACGGTGACTGATATCAGCGTGAATCGGGAGCTTATCGCGTCCAAGCTGGGCGAGGATTTCAAAATCGTATTCACGCCGCTGCATGGAACTGGGCAAGCCCCGGTCGAGCGGGTGCTTCGGAACATCGGCTTTAAGCATATCCATGTCGTTCCTGAACAAGCCCAGCCGGACGGCAATTTCTCCACCGTGAAATCTCCGAATCCGGAGGAACGGGAAGCGTTCACGCTTGCGATGAAGCTTGGCGAGGAAGTGGGAGCCGACATTTTGATCGGGACGGATCCGGACGCTGATCGCATGGGGGCCGTCGTGAAGAACGCTCAGGGCGAATACGTCGTGCTGACAGGCAATCAATCGGGCGCGATAATGATCCACTATTTGCTGGGTCAATTGAAGGAGGCGGGCAAGCTTCCTCATAACGGTGCCGTCATCAAGACCATCGTTACGAGCGAGATGGGAGCGGCGATTGCGGAGCATTATGGTGCCGCCGTGTTGAATACATTGACGGGCTTCAAGTACATTGGCGAGAAAATGACCCAGTTCGAGGAGTCCGGCAGCCATACGTATCTGTTCGGCTATGAGGAGAGTTACGGCTATTTGGCAGGCAACTATGCGCGCGATAAGGATGCCGTGCTGGCCTCGATGCTGATATGCGAAGCCGCCGCCTACTATAAAGGACAAGGCAAGACGCTGTACGATGTGCTGCAGGAGCTTTACGAGCAGTTCGGTTATTTCCTCGAGACGCTGGAATCCCGGACGCTCAAAGGCAAGGATGGCGTTGCCCAGATTCAAGCCAAGATGTCCGATTGGCGCGACAATCCGCCCCAGAAGGTCGGGGGCCAAACGGTTAAGCAGGTCCTTGACTATGCGGAGGGCTTGGACGGATTGCCGAAGGAAAACGTGTTAAAGTATTTGCTTGAAGACGGTTCTTGGTTCTGCCTGAGACCTTCGGGCACCGAGCCGAAGATCAAAGTGTACTTTGCCGTGCGCGGCGAATCTCTCGCCGATGCGAAGGCCAAAATTCAATCGCTCTCGGATCAAGTCATGGCCCGGGTAGACGCTTAA
- the csaB gene encoding polysaccharide pyruvyl transferase CsaB produces MVSTSKTIVISGYYGFKNSGDEAVLKSILTALEQEGQAAGVDINPVVLSIDPEWTSAAYGVKSVHRMKLGEVRQAIKDSDGLISGGGSLLQDATSPKTIPYYLGVLKIAQWLGKPTFIYAQGVGPVNRKLFYPMIRSIFRKCTYISVRDMQSGELLQSMGISGEAVHVVPDPVMGLPLPAGEGVHRDSHPGSASKENEAALVSSIEEQHESSEEPVKASSSSSGDTKGSLPVIGISVRYWHPERKELKAVAEGLKVLAGQRPVHLRFLPFHQPDDIEASQFIADAMGDISKNGSALSFYRDEKQPQDMLREVSRCDMILGMRLHSLIYAANQSVPLLGISYDPKINHFLKRLGSEPVGSSESLDPNVLKDQMLKLLDDAAAWKAEHGEQIAVLKREAAMPARHIAQYLRHRG; encoded by the coding sequence ATGGTCTCCACTTCTAAGACAATAGTCATTTCCGGATATTACGGATTTAAAAATAGCGGTGACGAAGCGGTGCTGAAATCGATTCTGACCGCATTAGAGCAGGAAGGACAGGCAGCGGGGGTCGATATCAACCCCGTTGTGCTTTCCATTGATCCGGAATGGACTTCGGCTGCCTATGGGGTTAAATCCGTTCATCGCATGAAGCTCGGCGAGGTTCGACAGGCGATCAAGGACAGCGACGGCTTGATCAGCGGCGGAGGAAGCCTGCTGCAGGATGCCACCAGTCCGAAGACCATTCCTTACTATCTGGGCGTTCTCAAGATCGCGCAGTGGCTCGGTAAACCGACGTTTATTTATGCCCAAGGCGTTGGCCCGGTGAACCGTAAACTGTTTTATCCGATGATTCGCTCGATCTTCCGTAAATGCACGTATATCTCGGTGCGGGACATGCAGTCGGGCGAACTGCTTCAGTCCATGGGAATATCGGGGGAAGCCGTGCACGTCGTGCCGGACCCGGTAATGGGGTTGCCGCTGCCGGCCGGAGAGGGTGTCCATCGGGATTCCCACCCGGGATCAGCGTCGAAAGAGAATGAAGCTGCACTAGTTTCTTCTATAGAAGAGCAGCACGAATCATCCGAAGAACCTGTAAAGGCATCCTCGTCATCAAGCGGAGACACGAAAGGCTCTCTGCCGGTCATTGGTATTTCGGTTCGGTATTGGCATCCGGAACGAAAAGAGCTGAAGGCTGTAGCGGAAGGTTTAAAGGTGTTGGCCGGACAACGACCGGTGCATCTTCGCTTTCTTCCTTTTCATCAGCCGGATGATATTGAGGCTTCGCAGTTTATAGCGGATGCCATGGGCGATATCTCCAAGAATGGCTCTGCCTTGAGTTTCTATCGCGATGAGAAGCAGCCGCAGGACATGCTGCGCGAGGTTAGCCGTTGTGATATGATATTGGGCATGCGCCTGCATAGCCTGATCTATGCCGCGAATCAGAGCGTGCCGCTGCTCGGAATTTCTTATGATCCGAAAATCAACCACTTCTTGAAGCGGCTTGGCAGCGAGCCTGTCGGAAGCAGTGAATCTCTTGACCCGAACGTATTAAAGGATCAGATGCTGAAGCTGTTGGACGATGCAGCGGCATGGAAGGCGGAGCATGGCGAGCAGATTGCCGTGCTGAAGCGCGAGGCTGCCATGCCTGCACGCCATATTGCCCAATATTTACGCCATAGAGGATGA
- a CDS encoding WecB/TagA/CpsF family glycosyltransferase: MKQTYPFPTVSVFEIPFSKLGMKDTVKYLTEAVQSGQPHHVITANPIMVMTAVNNPEYKEMMQSAEIIVPDGTGIVWAAGVGGDPLEGRVTGFELLHELLKVGETYRWKFFLLGTTAEVIQEAAERLQMQYPAAIICGCRDGFFGPDEDAAVIEQIRAASPDILFVARGADNQEPWIAQHKQALQVPVVMGVGGSFDIISGKLKRAPKVFQKLRLEWFYRLLKEPTRYKRMLALPKFVVKVLREKENVTKSS; encoded by the coding sequence ATGAAACAGACCTATCCATTTCCTACCGTATCGGTATTCGAGATTCCGTTTTCCAAGCTAGGCATGAAAGATACGGTGAAATACCTGACAGAGGCTGTGCAGTCGGGGCAGCCCCATCATGTGATCACGGCGAATCCGATCATGGTGATGACGGCCGTCAACAATCCGGAGTATAAAGAGATGATGCAAAGCGCTGAAATCATCGTTCCGGACGGCACCGGAATCGTCTGGGCCGCCGGTGTGGGCGGGGATCCGTTGGAGGGACGCGTAACCGGCTTCGAGCTTTTACATGAATTGTTGAAGGTCGGGGAAACCTATAGATGGAAGTTCTTTCTGCTGGGAACTACCGCCGAAGTGATTCAGGAAGCTGCCGAAAGGTTACAAATGCAATATCCGGCTGCAATTATATGCGGCTGCCGGGACGGCTTTTTTGGGCCAGATGAAGATGCTGCCGTCATCGAACAGATACGGGCGGCTTCACCGGATATTTTGTTTGTGGCGCGCGGTGCGGATAACCAGGAGCCTTGGATTGCCCAGCATAAACAGGCGCTCCAGGTTCCGGTCGTGATGGGCGTCGGGGGATCTTTCGACATTATCTCCGGCAAGCTGAAGCGGGCACCGAAGGTGTTTCAAAAGCTGCGTCTCGAATGGTTTTATCGCCTTCTGAAGGAGCCTACCCGTTACAAAAGAATGCTTGCGCTGCCGAAATTCGTAGTGAAAGTGCTGCGCGAGAAAGAAAACGTAACGAAATCGAGCTAA